The genomic stretch TAGCAGGGATCTTCCACAGCGACAATGTTGGTTTCCTGCATGAGCAACTGGCAGACTAAACTCAGGGCTGACATAGCTCCGGAGCAAAGAATAATTTGTTCCGGACGGCAAACAACCCCTCTGGAGTTGGTGAGATATTTCATAATCTGTACCCGAAGTGCCGAATCTCCCTTTTTCTCATGATAATCAGCGATATGCCCAATTTCATCGGATAGCAATACCTGATTCAGCAGTTTACGCCAGATACGAAGGGGAAAATTCTTAATATCAAGTCGGCAGTATTTGAAATCATACTGTATGGTATATGTTTCTTCTGATTCTTGTGTAATGGGCTTTTCAGAGTCAGTTTGTTTTATATGGGACGGAGCAAGGCTGTTTATCGCTATTTTCTGCACTTTATAGCCGCTGCCAACCTTGCTTTGAACATAACCTTCGGAACAAAGCTGCTGATATGCACTGTCAACCGTATTTTTTGCAACTAAGAGTGTACTGGCCAATGTTCTGATAGGTGGGAGAATGCTTCCCTCACATAACTCTCCGGATATTATCTTTTCCCTTAGTTGATGATAAATTTGCATATATAACGGTTCATCTGAATGCCTGTCTATGATTAACATATGCTCTCTCCTTGATTGTACCTATTAAATATTTGATAATTGTCGCTTTTGATAGATACAATTATACGATATACTTGATAAGAAATAAAGTATCTTATTATGGAGGAATAAATCATGCAACACAGAATGAAAACACATATGATGACCAAGGACAAGATGGAGGATTTGCTGAATCGGACTGCAACGTGTAGTCTTGCTATGCTGAATGAGGATAGTACACCGTATGTCATACCAATGCACCATGTCTATCACAATGGCTTTATTTATATGCACGGCTTACCCAAGGGTAAAAAAATCAACAACATCAAAGCAGACCCACATGTGAGTATCACCGCTTATGAAATGCAAGACTTACTCCTTGACCCGGACGGCAAGGCTTGCGATACCAACACAAAATACGAAAGTGTGATACTTTCTGGTATGGCTACCTTGGTGGATGATATTGACCTGAAAAGGGAGGCTCTGATGGAGGTTGTAAAAAAATATACCCCTCACCTATCAGGGACTACGCTGCCTGAAAATATGGTAAGAGGTACAGCTGTCATTCAGGTAGAGATTCTTGAAATGACAGGAAAATACTACGATTAAGGATATGCCGCACATGAAGAAAATCCTTAATCTCGTCTTTTTGTTCATTGGGCTTCTTGCGGTTGGCCTGGGAACGGTTGGCATTATCCTTCCGATTTTGCCAACCACCCCGTTTTATCTGATGGCTTGTTTCTGTTTCGCAAAAGGTTCGCCACAGTTTCATAAGTGGTTTACAGGCACGAGGTTATATCAGAAATACTTGGCGGAGTTTGTAAGAACACGAGCCATGACGCTGAAGGCAAAGCTCGGCCTGTGCATTCCGGTGAGTTGTATCCTAATCATTACCTTGGTGCTCATTTCGTCATGGACTCTCCGAACAGGAATTGCTTGTATTATGGTATTCAAATGGTGGTATTTTACTTTCAGAATCAAGACAATACCAAGCAAAATACCACCTCATAAGACAGTGCAGGAGGACACATAAAAAAACAGAAATCAAATCACAGTAGTTGAACGCAAGGGTAAATGGGATGCCACAGTTTGGGGATTAATAAAGTAAATTATCTTTATTAATTTGTATTAGAAGCTGATCTATCAATATTTGCTGAATGATAGGCTCATTTCCAAGTCCAGACAGAACGCAGTCTACTTTAAAACCTGCTGCAGTTAAAATAGAATATAAAGATTCCTGATGCTTGCCGGCCATGTCGTGAAAGACGTGATAGCCGGCAAGCATTAGTAATGGAATTAACCGTATATATTTTATGCCTCTTTTATGTAACATTGCAATAAAGTCACCTATATCCGAAAGAAAATCAAGAGTTAACACATAATAATTTATGTGATGATTATTATGAAAGTATGTCTCAAGTTCATTGTAATAAATACTGGATGAGTGGGAACTGCCATGCCCTAAGAATACAATTACCTCATCATCATTGTGAATTGGATATAGGGTTGCAAGGGAAGTAGAAATTGGGCCATAGCATTCTTTCGCAGCCAGTAATGGTTTGCAAATGTTGATCTCATTAAATAAATGTTGATGATCAGCCAGAGTTTGTTGCATTTTAAGAAAACTATGACCAGGCAGTAGGAATGTTGGTAGGACAAGAAGTGTAGTTATTTTATTATAATATAGCTGTTCCAGCACCTTAAAGAGAAAAGGCAGGCCCGTGGAATCCTTATCCTGTCCATGGCTAATGATTGCTGGATATACAGCATAGTCTTGTAAGGCTGATTTTAATTGTTTTTCTAGTGCTAAGATAAAGCTGTTACCGGTACTTAAAGAATTTTTACCATAACTTACAATTAGAATCGCTTTTTTTGATTGATGCAGATCCATAGTGATAGGGCTCCTTTCCTCTTAAAATGTCTTTTTAAATTAACCTATAAATTCTGCAAACAAATGAATGAATATCATCGAGGAAGCAGCAACAGCTAACCAAGTGCATCCACCAAGAATAATAGGCTTAATACCTTTCGTTAATAAATCTTTGAATTTGATCTTGAATCCCACGCCTGCTAATGCAATGGTAATAAATAATTTATAACCGGCTTTTAAGTATTTGTCCAGTCCGTTAACTAAATCGAATAAACCTACTGTATTAAAAATTGCCATTATTAAAAAGCCAAGGATAAACCATGGGAATACTTTTAATACAGTTTTTGAAATACTTGTTTGCTCCGCATTTGCAGAATTGTTCTTAGATTGTTGACGAACTGTGATGATAGTGAAGATTACTGCTAATGCAATGAGCATAGTAGTACGTGTAAGCTTTACTGTAATTGCTAGATTTAAGTCTAAACCATTTATTGCATTATATGTAGCTTCCGATGCTGCAACACTTGATGTATCATTGATTGCAGTGCCTGCAAGAAATCCAAATTGATTGGAAGTTAAATTAAGTGCACCTGCTAAGTATGGGTATACCAGAGCTGCCAATATATCAAAAAGAAAGATCGCTGTCATAGCGTAAGCAATCTCAGTTTCCTTTGCTTTAATAATAGAAGCGAGAGTAGCAATGGCCGTACCGCCGCAGATACAGGTTCCTCCACCAACTAAAGTGCAAGTATTCCAGGATTGTTTTAATTGTTTACCAACGAAATATGCTACTGTAAAGGATAAGCAGATATTTATAATAATTAATGGAAGCGCTTTCGCACCAAATCCTAAAATTTGAGCAAAATTGAGTGTTCCGCCTGCAAGGATGATACCTAAGTTTAAGCACTTTTTACCTGCAAAAGTTGTACCTTTTTTAAAGTCTTTGTCTATGCTAGGTAAGATGTTTACAAGAAGCATTCCGATAAATAGACCAATCATTGGTGCACCAATAATATTTTGAAGTTTTCCAAGATAAGTTGCTATGATTGCAATAACAACGCAAGTCCCAATCGCTAAGTAAGATTTTTTGTTCATCATTTGTAATGTCCCCTCAAAAGTAGTTAAATTTTTAACGATAAAGCCCGAAATAATAACCGATAGAGCTTTTACTCTATTCGGTTATTATAAAGCCTATATTAACAAGTTGCGCCGCCTACTAAGTGAAGTTTAGCGTCTAAGATTTCCTGTTTGCGGTCTAGTAAATCATTTGCGTATAACTGAGCTTGAACATTTTCAAAACCAATACGGGAAATTGTATCGGATAAACGTTCTCCGGTTTGTCCCTGCTCTCTATAGAGAAGAATTGTTTTTTCAATGATTGCTAAAGCTTCCTCTTTGCTGGTGAATACACGATCAAGAGAAATTCCGTGTGCTACTTTTTTACCCCATCTGCCACCTATGTAAATCTTGTATCCGCTTATGCCATCTTCGATGCAATCAAAATGACATTTACCGACGCAACGGCCACAGTTATTACAGACATCTTTATCAATCGTAGGAACACCATCTACTAACGTTGCAGCAGCCATAGGACATGATTCTACAACAGAACATTTTTTACAAGCATTACAATTATCTTC from Lacrimispora sphenoides JCM 1415 encodes the following:
- a CDS encoding YeiH family protein, whose translation is MMNKKSYLAIGTCVVIAIIATYLGKLQNIIGAPMIGLFIGMLLVNILPSIDKDFKKGTTFAGKKCLNLGIILAGGTLNFAQILGFGAKALPLIIINICLSFTVAYFVGKQLKQSWNTCTLVGGGTCICGGTAIATLASIIKAKETEIAYAMTAIFLFDILAALVYPYLAGALNLTSNQFGFLAGTAINDTSSVAASEATYNAINGLDLNLAITVKLTRTTMLIALAVIFTIITVRQQSKNNSANAEQTSISKTVLKVFPWFILGFLIMAIFNTVGLFDLVNGLDKYLKAGYKLFITIALAGVGFKIKFKDLLTKGIKPIILGGCTWLAVAASSMIFIHLFAEFIG
- a CDS encoding YbaN family protein, whose protein sequence is MKKILNLVFLFIGLLAVGLGTVGIILPILPTTPFYLMACFCFAKGSPQFHKWFTGTRLYQKYLAEFVRTRAMTLKAKLGLCIPVSCILIITLVLISSWTLRTGIACIMVFKWWYFTFRIKTIPSKIPPHKTVQEDT
- a CDS encoding pyridoxamine 5'-phosphate oxidase family protein; the protein is MQHRMKTHMMTKDKMEDLLNRTATCSLAMLNEDSTPYVIPMHHVYHNGFIYMHGLPKGKKINNIKADPHVSITAYEMQDLLLDPDGKACDTNTKYESVILSGMATLVDDIDLKREALMEVVKKYTPHLSGTTLPENMVRGTAVIQVEILEMTGKYYD
- a CDS encoding sirohydrochlorin cobaltochelatase; the encoded protein is MDLHQSKKAILIVSYGKNSLSTGNSFILALEKQLKSALQDYAVYPAIISHGQDKDSTGLPFLFKVLEQLYYNKITTLLVLPTFLLPGHSFLKMQQTLADHQHLFNEINICKPLLAAKECYGPISTSLATLYPIHNDDEVIVFLGHGSSHSSSIYYNELETYFHNNHHINYYVLTLDFLSDIGDFIAMLHKRGIKYIRLIPLLMLAGYHVFHDMAGKHQESLYSILTAAGFKVDCVLSGLGNEPIIQQILIDQLLIQINKDNLLY